TGGTGTTTGCCAATGAGTCGCTACAATGACATCAAATTCGCCTTGTTGTAAGCGCTTATATAAATTACCGCTAACGTCAGTATCAATCACCAGCTCTATGCGGGTAAATTCACGAATAAATTCTAATAAACAGCTGCTCAAGTAACGTTTTATATAATCAGTTGGGACACCAAGTCGAATGATTTCTCGATTTTGGCAATCCTTTAAGTCATCTAAAGCCTTTGAGTTTAGTTGCATCATTTTATAGGCATAGTTAAGCAAAGTTACACCTGAGTCGGTAAGTGTAACACCTTTGTTATCGCGGATTAATAATGGCTGCCCAACACTTTCTTCAAGCTTTTTAATTTGCAGACTTAATGCTGATTGAGTCCGGCAAATCTGTTCTGCAGCTTTTGAAAGGTTGCCATTTTCGGCTACCGCGATGAAGCTTTCTAGTAATTCAATTTTTAACATTGGCTTTAGATAATCTGGCTATTGAGATTGATCATAGTGGTATCAGTATTACTTAATATCGAGAACGTAAAAAGCTTGTTATTGTGTGAATGTGAACTGATAACATATTTTTCAATCAAAGTAAGGGATACATCATGAGTACTTGGCAGCAAAGAGGAGAATACCTAGTTGAAGTATCTCAGCGTTGTTTAAAAGGACGTAAAACATTTGATTTATGTCGTTCTCATTTAGTTCAAGCTAGCCAGATATCTAAAGGGACTATTTATAACCATTTCCCTAGCGAGGTTGATTTAATGGTAGCGGTGGCAATTAATGACTTAAATCGTTGGAATGCTCAGGCTGAACTTGATGAACAACATTATCAAGACCCGCTTATTCAGTTTTTAGCTCATCAATGTTGGCGTTTACACGATACCTTAGTTAATAAAACCTTCGTCATTGAAAGAGTCATGCCTAATTCTGATGTTTTATCTCAAGCGAGTGAGGTATATCAGTTAGCTTATCAGCAAAGTTACGATGCTTACTCTGTATGGTTTCATAGCATGATTGCAAAAATAGGGAAGGTTGAAGGATTTAATCGCGATGAATTAGTGCTTAGCTATTTACGTGGTGCAATGATTAATTGTGATGATGCCGATAAAGACGGTAATGATGTCCAGTTATATTACCAGTACTGCTATGCCATTGTTCAGTTGTTAGGGCACTCAGATAAAAGGTTACCTGCGATTACTAAATTTAAAGAATGGTTAAGTAGCATGCCGCAACAGCAATCGGCGGCATAATAAACTTAATTACTTTGTTGAAAGGTTATTGTGCTAAAAAGGCCATGACTTTCGCCTTTGGCATACCTGTAATTTTTTGAATTTTATCAAAAGTCACAGCTTGCTGAGGTTGGTGTAGTTTAATTGTTTCAAGCTGGTGGAGCCATAAATGACCCGTCATCGTGGCATCGGCTAACGCACGGTGAAAAACACCATTATTGGGGAGTTGGTGGTAATCAACCAAGGTTCCGAGCTTATGGTTTGGCGCATCTTGACTTATTCTGCGAGACAGCAATAAAGAGCAAGCAAACTGACCTGAGTATTGGTGATTAATTCGCTGAAACTCGGCATCTAAAAATTTCTTATCAAAGCTGGCGTTATGGGCTACAAGGTTGAAGTCTCCAATAAAATCAGCAAACCGCGCCATGACAGTTTCGCAGTTATCGGCTGTTTGCAGCATTTGATTGCTAATACCTGTGTAGTTTTCAATAAAACTATTTACCCGACATCCTGGGTTCATTAATTCTTGAAACGATTCAACCACTTCACCATCAACCAGTTTAACTGCACCAATTTCAATGGCTCTATCAGCGTTATCAGGTGATAAGCCGGTGGTTTCGAAATCGAGTACGATGACGGTATTTGCTAAACTCATAAGGGCTATTTACCAATACAAAAAGAACTAAAGATTTTACCGAGGAGATCATCTGAGGTGAACTTACCGGTAATTTCTGACAATGCCATCTGAGCCATTCGTAGCTCTTCTGCGAGTAATTCCCCAGCCAAATACACTTCCAGTTGTTCTTTACCCAGTTGTAAGTGGCTTGCGGCTAAGTCTAATGCTTCTAAATGGCGACGACGGGCGATAAAACCACCCTCAAGGTTGCTTTGATAACCCATGAGGGTCTTAAGGTGTTGTTTAAGTTCTTCAACGCCTAAGCCTGTTTTAGCTGAAATGCGATAAACGTTATAACCGTGCTCATCTGTGGTCATAACAGGCTCGCCGGTTAAATCGGCTTTGTTACGAACAACGGTGACTCCAAGTCTTGATGGCAGGCGGTCTATAAAGTCAGGCCAAATATCATGTGGATTAACGTCGGTAGTCGTGGTGCCATCAACCATGAATAACACCCGGTCTGCAGTTGCTATCTCATCCCATGCACGCTCAATCCCAATTTTTTCAACCGTATCAGCTGTATCACGTAAACCAGCGGTATCAATAATATGCAGTGGCATGCCATCTAAATGGATATGCTCGCGCAAAACATCACGAGTCGTGCCAGCTATTTCAGTCACAATAGCGGATTCTTTACCTGCTAACGCATTCAATAAACTAGATTTACCCGCGTTAGGGCGACCTGCAATGACAACTTTCATGCCTTCGCGAATAATCGAACCCTGTTTAGCACTGGCTTGCACAGAATCGAGTTTGTCGATGATGTTATAAAGCGAGTTAGCAATTTTACCGTCTGATAAAAAATCGACTTCTTCATCTGGAAAATCAATCGCTGCTTCGACGTATAAACGCAAGTTAGTCACTTGCTCAACGAGTTGATGTACTTCATCCGAGAACTCACCTTGGAGCGAGTTTAACGCGCTTTTAGCGGCTTGCTCGCTGGTGGCATCAATTAAGTCAGCTATGGCTTCTGCTTGGGTTAAATCAAGCTTGTCGTTCATAAAGGCCTGCTCACTAAACTCACCCGGTTTAGCTATACGAAGCCC
This window of the Shewanella goraebulensis genome carries:
- a CDS encoding 3'-5' exonuclease, which gives rise to MSLANTVIVLDFETTGLSPDNADRAIEIGAVKLVDGEVVESFQELMNPGCRVNSFIENYTGISNQMLQTADNCETVMARFADFIGDFNLVAHNASFDKKFLDAEFQRINHQYSGQFACSLLLSRRISQDAPNHKLGTLVDYHQLPNNGVFHRALADATMTGHLWLHQLETIKLHQPQQAVTFDKIQKITGMPKAKVMAFLAQ
- the mnmE gene encoding tRNA uridine-5-carboxymethylaminomethyl(34) synthesis GTPase MnmE, whose amino-acid sequence is MTDTIVAQATAPGRGGVGIIRVSGDKATEVAQSVLGHLPKTRYADYCDFKSVTGEVIDQGIALFFKGPNSFTGEDVLELQGHGGQIVLDMLIKRVMEVDGLRIAKPGEFSEQAFMNDKLDLTQAEAIADLIDATSEQAAKSALNSLQGEFSDEVHQLVEQVTNLRLYVEAAIDFPDEEVDFLSDGKIANSLYNIIDKLDSVQASAKQGSIIREGMKVVIAGRPNAGKSSLLNALAGKESAIVTEIAGTTRDVLREHIHLDGMPLHIIDTAGLRDTADTVEKIGIERAWDEIATADRVLFMVDGTTTTDVNPHDIWPDFIDRLPSRLGVTVVRNKADLTGEPVMTTDEHGYNVYRISAKTGLGVEELKQHLKTLMGYQSNLEGGFIARRRHLEALDLAASHLQLGKEQLEVYLAGELLAEELRMAQMALSEITGKFTSDDLLGKIFSSFCIGK
- a CDS encoding TetR/AcrR family transcriptional regulator codes for the protein MSTWQQRGEYLVEVSQRCLKGRKTFDLCRSHLVQASQISKGTIYNHFPSEVDLMVAVAINDLNRWNAQAELDEQHYQDPLIQFLAHQCWRLHDTLVNKTFVIERVMPNSDVLSQASEVYQLAYQQSYDAYSVWFHSMIAKIGKVEGFNRDELVLSYLRGAMINCDDADKDGNDVQLYYQYCYAIVQLLGHSDKRLPAITKFKEWLSSMPQQQSAA
- a CDS encoding LysR family transcriptional regulator → MLKIELLESFIAVAENGNLSKAAEQICRTQSALSLQIKKLEESVGQPLLIRDNKGVTLTDSGVTLLNYAYKMMQLNSKALDDLKDCQNREIIRLGVPTDYIKRYLSSCLLEFIREFTRIELVIDTDVSGNLYKRLQQGEFDVIVATHWQTPANGELLFERRFHWVAAKNGNAHKRSVIPMALYPENCPIRAQVFANHQLTMRSINVLLSTPSPQALCMAVENDLTIAPVAEFRISDKMQILDPVEHGLPILPVFNEALYLNPDTQTDATQQLISLIKANVENLAEVADS